The nucleotide sequence GTGGTCAGTGGATGATTCCGGTACGGAGGGCCACGGCGACCATCCCCGCCCGGTCGCCGGTGCCGAGCTTGCGCGCGATACGGGCGAGGTGGCTCTTGACGGTCAGGGCCGACAGGCCCATGGAGACGCCGATCGCCTTGTTCGACTGACCTTCGGCGACGAGTCTGAGCACCTCGACCTCACGGCCGGAGAGCTCGCGGTAGCCGCCCGGGTGGCTCGGGGCCCCCGGGGGGCGGCGGTGCATGCGCTGGCCTGCGCCGATGGGTGCGGCGCCGGGACGGGTGGGGTGGCCGATGTTGTTGCGCGTACCGGTCACGACGTAGCCCTTGACGCCGCCGGCGAGCGCGTTGCGTACCGCGCCGATGTCGTCGGCGGCCGAGAGGGCGAGGCCGTTGGGCCAGCCCGCTGCCCGGGTTTCGGACAGCAGGGTCAGCCCGGAACCGTCGGGCAGGTGGACGTCGGCAACGCAGATGTCGCGCGGGTTGCTGACGCGGGGACGGGCCTCCGCGATGGACGAAGCCTCGATGACGTCACGCACTCCAAGGGCCCACAGGTGGCGGGTGACGGTGGAGCGGACGCGTGGGTCGGCCACGACGACCATGGCCGTCGGCTTGTTCGGGCGGTAGGCGACCAGGCTTGCGGGCTGCTCAAGGAGAACGGACACCAGGCCTCCTGGGGGAAGGTGCGGGACGAGCCGGCCTCTGGGGGGTGAAGCCGGGGCGAACCGTGTTTGAAGGGTCATAGACCTCTTCGGCACCAATCGCGCCCGCCTTTAGAGAAAGATCACGATTTGGTGAGTAACAATTCGGGCAATTCGGACGCGTGATCGATCATCCTACGAGCGGACGCCCCCGCTGAGGGCATGTCAGGGGGCCTGTGGGCCGCGCCGCTGAGGCAGCGACACCACGCCCGCCCCGGACTCGTGCTGGCCCGGCGCGGGGCCGGACGCGGCCGGCGGCAGTCCGGCGATCTGGCACAACAGATCGCACCAGGCCGCCAGATGGGCCGCCGAGTCCGGCACCCCGCCGTGTCCCTCGCGCGGTGTCCACGACGCCCTGATCTCGATCTGCGTCGCCGGCCTGCGCTCCGAGAGGCCGCCGAAGTAGTGCGAGCCCGCGCGGGTCACCGTGCCGCTCGCCTCCCCGTACGACAGGCCGCGCGCCTCCAGCGCGCCCGTCAGCCACGACCAGCACACCTCGGGCAGCAGCGGATCGGCCGCCATCTCCGGCTCCAGCTCCGCCCGTACGAGCGTCACCAGGCGGAACGTGCCGTGCCATGCCTCGTGCCCCGCCGGGTCGTGCAGCAGGACGAGTCGGCCGTCGGCCAGATCGTCGTCACCGTCCACGACCGCCGCCTCCAGCGCGTACGCGTGCGGGGCGAGCCGCTGGGGCGGTTTCGTCGGGTCGATCTCGATCTCGGGACGCAACCGCGCCCCCCGGAGCGCCTCGACCGCGAGCCGGAAGGCGGGCGGCACGGAACTCCCCTCCGTACTGTCCGTACTGCCGTTGTCACCGGCGCCGTTGGAATGATCGGAAAACTGTCCCTGAGCCGCAGCCATGCGGGGAAGACTAGGCCGAACCAGGGCCGCGCGCAGGGAGGGACACCCGGCCCGGCCCTGCCGCTTACCCGTACATGCGAAGATTCTGGGCGTGAGCGTCAACGACCGCCCCTCGGGCCAGCCGACAAAGCCCCCCGTCAGTCACAATTCGCCCTTTTTGCGGGCGTGCAG is from Streptomyces sp. NBC_00370 and encodes:
- a CDS encoding response regulator transcription factor — its product is MSVLLEQPASLVAYRPNKPTAMVVVADPRVRSTVTRHLWALGVRDVIEASSIAEARPRVSNPRDICVADVHLPDGSGLTLLSETRAAGWPNGLALSAADDIGAVRNALAGGVKGYVVTGTRNNIGHPTRPGAAPIGAGQRMHRRPPGAPSHPGGYRELSGREVEVLRLVAEGQSNKAIGVSMGLSALTVKSHLARIARKLGTGDRAGMVAVALRTGIIH
- a CDS encoding DUF3000 domain-containing protein, with amino-acid sequence MAAAQGQFSDHSNGAGDNGSTDSTEGSSVPPAFRLAVEALRGARLRPEIEIDPTKPPQRLAPHAYALEAAVVDGDDDLADGRLVLLHDPAGHEAWHGTFRLVTLVRAELEPEMAADPLLPEVCWSWLTGALEARGLSYGEASGTVTRAGSHYFGGLSERRPATQIEIRASWTPREGHGGVPDSAAHLAAWCDLLCQIAGLPPAASGPAPGQHESGAGVVSLPQRRGPQAP